A region from the Mesorhizobium shangrilense genome encodes:
- a CDS encoding putative hemolysin encodes MKTISILAASLAAWSVMPVDASAAPPKQVGMANPASVHCGAIGGRFVIRKDKAGNAFGFCRLPNGRLCEEWALFRDDKCVGPKAAMRK; translated from the coding sequence ATGAAGACCATTTCGATATTGGCCGCCAGCCTTGCCGCATGGTCGGTGATGCCGGTCGACGCCAGCGCTGCCCCGCCAAAACAGGTCGGTATGGCCAATCCCGCATCGGTCCATTGCGGCGCAATCGGCGGGCGCTTCGTGATCCGGAAGGACAAGGCTGGCAACGCCTTTGGGTTTTGCCGCTTGCCCAACGGGCGCCTGTGCGAAGAATGGGCACTGTTTCGCGACGACAAATGCGTCGGACCAAAGGCAGCCATGCGCAAGTGA
- a CDS encoding DMT family transporter encodes MSQAHSHSHLWPGVPLALGSAALFGAAPPLSKLLLDSVNPFMLAGLLYLGAGIGLGLYRLLRGSGANAGEAQLAARDIPWLALAIGMGGIVAPVLLMFGLTLNTASSSALLLNLEGLATMAIAWLVYRENVDRRLLVGAFAILAGAVLLSWEGKGVAFNLGAMLVAGACLAWGLDNNFTRKISATDPVVTAMLKGLVAGVVNVGLGLAAGASFPSVSIVAATTGVGFLGIGVSLVMFILALRHLGTARTGAYYSLAPFIGALLAIFILGEPITIKLAIAGLLMGVGLWLHLSERHEHEHDHEALEHEHSHVHDEHHQHAHDGLVSEPHSHWHQHAPMRHRHPHYPDLHHRHTHG; translated from the coding sequence ATGTCCCAAGCGCATTCCCATTCGCATCTTTGGCCCGGCGTGCCGCTGGCTCTCGGTTCGGCCGCTTTGTTTGGTGCCGCGCCGCCGTTGTCCAAGCTGCTGCTCGATAGCGTCAATCCCTTCATGCTGGCCGGCCTGCTCTATCTCGGCGCAGGCATTGGCCTCGGTTTGTATCGGCTGCTGCGTGGCAGCGGAGCCAATGCCGGCGAAGCGCAACTGGCCGCCAGGGATATTCCCTGGCTGGCGCTGGCCATCGGCATGGGCGGCATCGTCGCGCCCGTGCTGTTGATGTTCGGCCTCACCCTCAACACGGCGTCCAGTTCCGCGCTGCTGCTCAACCTCGAAGGGCTGGCGACGATGGCGATCGCATGGCTGGTCTACCGAGAGAATGTCGACCGACGCCTGCTTGTCGGCGCTTTCGCCATCCTGGCCGGTGCGGTCCTTCTGTCGTGGGAAGGCAAGGGTGTTGCCTTCAATCTCGGCGCGATGCTCGTTGCCGGGGCCTGCCTGGCCTGGGGGCTGGACAATAATTTCACCCGCAAGATCTCTGCCACCGACCCGGTGGTGACCGCCATGCTGAAGGGGCTGGTGGCGGGCGTCGTCAATGTCGGACTTGGGCTTGCGGCCGGCGCCTCGTTTCCCTCGGTGTCGATTGTCGCGGCCACGACCGGCGTCGGCTTCCTGGGCATCGGCGTTAGCCTGGTGATGTTCATTCTGGCGCTACGCCATCTCGGCACGGCACGCACGGGCGCCTATTATTCACTCGCACCTTTCATCGGCGCGCTGCTGGCAATCTTCATTCTCGGCGAGCCCATCACGATAAAGTTGGCGATCGCAGGGCTGCTGATGGGGGTCGGCCTGTGGCTGCATCTGTCGGAGAGGCATGAGCACGAGCACGACCATGAGGCGCTGGAGCACGAGCACAGCCATGTGCATGACGAGCACCACCAGCATGCTCATGACGGACTGGTGAGTGAGCCGCATTCGCACTGGCACCAGCATGCACCGATGCGCCATCGGCATCCGCATTATCCGGATTTGCATCACCGGCACACGCACGGCTGA
- a CDS encoding thiol-disulfide oxidoreductase DCC family protein gives MPKPELTVWYNTRCPVCDAGIGRQKRRLIEAVKAGRIAFRDINPEPQALAGYGASLEDVRRRLHATDADGRLLVGADVAIAVWATTPGEGWLAALFGNPAIRPLTRLAYDRFADLLYAWNRRKGRW, from the coding sequence ATGCCCAAGCCTGAGCTGACCGTCTGGTACAACACGCGCTGTCCGGTCTGCGATGCCGGCATCGGCAGGCAGAAGCGACGGCTCATCGAAGCGGTCAAGGCCGGGCGGATCGCGTTTCGTGACATCAATCCGGAGCCGCAGGCGCTTGCCGGATACGGCGCTTCACTGGAGGATGTCCGCCGCCGGTTGCACGCCACTGATGCGGACGGCCGGTTGCTGGTCGGCGCCGATGTTGCGATCGCGGTCTGGGCGACAACGCCGGGCGAAGGCTGGCTGGCGGCGCTGTTCGGCAACCCGGCCATCCGGCCACTGACGCGCCTGGCCTATGACCGCTTCGCCGACCTCCTCTATGCCTGGAACCGGCGCAAGGGCCGCTGGTAG
- a CDS encoding patatin-like phospholipase family protein, which produces MPSGTDSKTALVLAGGGSLGAVQVGMLKALVDAGVTADFVVGSSVGAINGAYYAAAATVENMTRLETLWRGITRNDVFPISWRSLLGFARRRDFLSGSHGIRNLVERHLPYRNLEDAPIPIHVIATDLLSGEAVVLSRGNAADAIAASSAIPVAFAPVRIGGRFLIDGAVTSNTPVRVAVSLGARRLIVLPTGFSCNLHAPPQGAVANGLHALTLLIARQLVRELDTLPGDIDYAIVPSLCPLAGSAYDFTRTAALIDDAEKSTRNWVGAGGLSARVVPDQLRAHSHHQA; this is translated from the coding sequence ATGCCATCAGGAACGGACAGCAAGACCGCATTGGTGCTGGCGGGCGGCGGCAGCCTCGGAGCGGTGCAGGTCGGCATGCTGAAGGCACTTGTCGACGCCGGCGTCACCGCCGACTTCGTCGTCGGCTCCAGCGTCGGCGCCATCAACGGCGCCTACTACGCGGCGGCAGCGACGGTCGAGAACATGACACGCTTGGAAACCCTATGGCGCGGTATCACCCGCAACGATGTCTTCCCGATCAGCTGGCGTTCGTTGCTGGGTTTCGCGCGGCGACGCGATTTCCTGTCCGGCTCGCACGGCATCCGCAATCTGGTCGAGCGGCATCTGCCCTACCGCAATCTCGAGGACGCCCCCATCCCCATCCATGTCATCGCCACCGATCTGCTCTCCGGTGAGGCCGTGGTCCTGTCCAGGGGCAATGCGGCCGACGCGATCGCCGCCTCGAGCGCAATCCCGGTGGCGTTCGCACCGGTGCGCATCGGCGGGCGGTTCCTGATCGACGGCGCCGTCACCTCCAACACGCCGGTCCGCGTCGCCGTCAGCCTTGGCGCGCGCCGCCTCATCGTGCTGCCGACCGGATTTTCCTGCAATCTGCACGCACCGCCGCAAGGGGCCGTGGCCAATGGCCTGCATGCCCTGACTCTGCTGATCGCGCGGCAACTGGTGCGCGAACTCGACACCTTGCCCGGCGACATCGACTATGCGATCGTCCCGTCGCTGTGCCCGCTGGCGGGCTCGGCTTACGATTTCACCCGCACCGCCGCCCTGATCGACGATGCGGAAAAATCGACGCGAAACTGGGTTGGAGCTGGCGGACTGTCAGCACGCGTCGTTCCCGACCAGCTGCGCGCCCATTCGCATCACCAAGCGTAG
- a CDS encoding PadR family transcriptional regulator produces MHRHHHFRERAEHAFMHMAGKFGGRGGGGFGSFGGRGGGRGGPGDMFRAGRMLADGDLKLITLSLLAEAPRHGYDIIKALEERTSGIYSPSPGVVYPTLTFLEEAGYAASVAEGNKKVFSITEAGQAHLADNREMIDGVLEHLERFGRKMAKARDWFGGNDDGEEDGRRGGRGGRGDRSEARDEFRAIRHRLRAALGDIVDAPAEKQAEAISILEGAAEALEALSRS; encoded by the coding sequence ATGCACAGACATCATCATTTTCGCGAACGCGCAGAGCACGCTTTCATGCACATGGCCGGCAAGTTCGGCGGCCGGGGCGGCGGCGGTTTCGGTTCGTTCGGGGGCAGGGGCGGCGGACGCGGCGGCCCGGGCGACATGTTTCGCGCCGGGCGCATGCTGGCCGACGGCGACCTCAAGCTGATCACGCTATCGCTGCTGGCCGAGGCGCCGCGCCACGGCTACGACATCATCAAGGCGCTGGAGGAACGCACCAGCGGCATCTACAGCCCGAGCCCGGGCGTGGTTTATCCGACGCTGACCTTCCTGGAAGAAGCCGGCTATGCCGCCTCGGTTGCCGAGGGCAACAAGAAGGTATTTTCCATCACCGAGGCAGGGCAGGCGCATCTCGCCGACAATCGCGAGATGATCGACGGCGTGCTCGAACATCTCGAGCGCTTCGGCCGCAAGATGGCCAAGGCCCGTGACTGGTTCGGCGGAAACGACGACGGCGAGGAGGATGGACGGCGCGGCGGTCGTGGTGGACGTGGCGACCGTTCGGAAGCGCGCGATGAATTCCGCGCCATCCGCCACCGGCTGCGCGCCGCACTCGGCGACATCGTCGATGCGCCGGCCGAGAAGCAGGCCGAGGCGATCAGCATCCTCGAGGGGGCGGCCGAGGCGCTGGAAGCGTTGTCGCGTAGCTGA
- a CDS encoding YiaA/YiaB family inner membrane protein: MNANQTYIMFNTASVGAAYFMLGLSLWLAPVDLATKGYWAMGILLLTGSLVNLVKYRTDERLSAEMTAKIEKARNEKLISEYVGKE; this comes from the coding sequence ATGAACGCCAATCAGACCTACATCATGTTCAACACCGCATCGGTCGGCGCCGCCTATTTCATGCTGGGCCTGTCGCTGTGGCTGGCGCCGGTCGACCTCGCGACCAAGGGCTATTGGGCCATGGGCATCCTGCTGCTCACCGGCAGCCTGGTGAACCTGGTCAAGTACCGCACCGACGAACGCCTTTCGGCCGAGATGACCGCCAAGATCGAAAAGGCGCGCAATGAAAAGCTGATCAGCGAGTATGTAGGCAAGGAATGA
- a CDS encoding PspA/IM30 family protein yields the protein MLDGAGARAEDGLKDRFAIDLLAQRIRDAETGLAAAKQTLATLIVRQRAEQASLDQLDRRHADLETRTISALAAGNNALAESGAVAVAELENEREVRRATVQSLGEKTLRMRVSVERAHRRIIDLNQGMISARAIDAERKAQSRLNRSIGHSASLNDAEELLARIKAGSDPFEEAGILDEIDDELRHEAIRDRLADAGHGPAVKVRAKDVLERLKTIN from the coding sequence TTGCTCGACGGCGCCGGTGCCCGCGCCGAGGACGGCCTGAAGGATCGCTTCGCCATAGACCTTCTGGCGCAGCGGATCCGCGATGCCGAGACAGGCCTCGCCGCCGCCAAGCAGACGCTTGCCACGCTGATTGTGCGCCAGCGTGCCGAGCAGGCCAGCCTCGACCAGCTCGACCGCCGCCACGCCGATCTGGAAACACGCACGATCAGCGCACTGGCCGCAGGCAACAACGCGCTCGCCGAAAGCGGCGCGGTGGCCGTCGCCGAACTGGAGAACGAACGCGAAGTCCGCCGCGCCACCGTGCAAAGCCTCGGCGAGAAGACATTGCGGATGCGCGTTTCGGTGGAGCGGGCGCACCGCCGCATCATCGACCTCAACCAGGGCATGATCTCGGCCCGGGCCATCGATGCCGAGCGCAAGGCGCAGTCACGCCTCAACCGCTCCATCGGCCACTCGGCGAGCCTCAACGACGCCGAGGAGCTCTTGGCCCGCATCAAGGCAGGCAGCGATCCCTTCGAGGAAGCCGGCATCCTCGACGAGATCGACGACGAACTGCGTCACGAAGCGATCCGCGACCGCCTTGCGGACGCCGGGCACGGCCCGGCGGTGAAGGTGCGCGCCAAGGACGTGCTCGAGCGCCTGAAAACCATCAACTGA
- a CDS encoding TetR/AcrR family transcriptional regulator, which translates to MALDKEEMSERVLAIAETLIDSGGAENLKARTIAEQAGIAVGSVYNLFADLDEVHRAVNMRLLDRLGAAGASAMAGLHGVKDTRQRLLALAGAYVRFVEAHPGSWPALLAFNRRRALATEPDAYEARLDQLFEIIAGVLGDGGFDLDGDRLRIAARALWSSVHGIVTSGYAAKSVRGQAHEIWQQIELLVAVFVRGLERGVTFDHV; encoded by the coding sequence ATGGCGCTGGACAAGGAAGAGATGAGCGAGCGGGTGCTCGCGATCGCCGAAACGCTCATCGACAGCGGCGGTGCTGAGAACCTGAAGGCGAGGACCATCGCCGAGCAGGCGGGGATCGCCGTAGGCTCCGTCTACAATCTGTTTGCCGATCTCGATGAGGTTCACCGTGCCGTCAACATGCGGCTTCTCGACCGCCTGGGCGCGGCGGGCGCTTCGGCAATGGCCGGACTCCATGGCGTCAAGGACACGCGGCAGCGCCTGCTGGCACTAGCGGGCGCCTATGTGCGGTTCGTCGAGGCGCATCCCGGCAGTTGGCCGGCGCTGCTTGCCTTCAACCGCCGGCGCGCCCTGGCGACGGAGCCGGATGCCTATGAGGCGCGGCTGGACCAATTGTTCGAGATCATCGCTGGGGTGCTCGGCGATGGCGGCTTCGATCTCGATGGGGATCGGCTCCGGATAGCTGCCCGGGCCCTGTGGTCAAGCGTGCATGGCATCGTCACCAGCGGCTATGCGGCGAAATCGGTACGCGGGCAGGCGCACGAGATCTGGCAGCAGATCGAGCTGCTGGTGGCCGTTTTCGTCAGGGGGCTGGAACGAGGCGTGACATTCGACCATGTTTAG
- a CDS encoding HlyU family transcriptional regulator, translating into MSFLKKLFGGGGGGNEAAEPKSAAPAKQIEHKGFLISATPYKADGQYQTCGVVSKEVDGVMKEHKFIRADRFAGLDDAIDISIKKGMQLIDEQGERIFG; encoded by the coding sequence ATGTCTTTTCTGAAGAAGCTTTTTGGCGGCGGTGGCGGTGGCAATGAGGCCGCCGAGCCGAAGAGTGCGGCGCCGGCAAAGCAGATCGAGCACAAGGGTTTCCTGATCAGCGCCACGCCCTACAAGGCCGACGGCCAGTACCAGACCTGCGGCGTCGTCTCCAAGGAGGTCGACGGCGTCATGAAGGAACACAAGTTCATCCGCGCCGACCGTTTTGCCGGCCTGGACGATGCCATCGACATCTCGATCAAGAAAGGCATGCAGCTGATCGACGAGCAGGGCGAGAGGATATTCGGGTAG
- a CDS encoding SDR family NAD(P)-dependent oxidoreductase, giving the protein MTAMLDFSDRVALVVGASKGIGAETARAFGRAKAAVVLAARDQSAIDDVARQIQAAGGQALAIRADVTDPDSMKALVSRAVDAFGRLDAAFNNATDGPRPAPLAEIDVEAFDRGIRTNIHGTFHGMKFQIAAMLECGGGTIVNMASTAGVEGVSGLSAYAAGKAGIIGLSRVAALDYADKNIRVNVVAPGPILTHHLEAAGQEAQHMAARAVPMGRLGTVTDVANAVLWLSSPLSGFMTGAVIPVDGGQLSGRVIKSNFRRDT; this is encoded by the coding sequence ATGACGGCAATGCTTGATTTTTCCGACCGTGTTGCGCTCGTGGTCGGCGCCAGCAAGGGAATTGGCGCGGAGACGGCCAGAGCGTTCGGCCGAGCCAAGGCTGCGGTTGTGCTCGCGGCGCGGGACCAGTCGGCTATCGACGACGTGGCGCGGCAAATCCAGGCCGCAGGCGGCCAGGCGCTTGCCATCCGGGCCGACGTTACCGATCCCGACAGCATGAAAGCGCTCGTCTCAAGGGCGGTAGACGCGTTCGGTCGCCTCGATGCCGCATTCAACAACGCGACCGACGGGCCAAGGCCCGCGCCGCTCGCGGAGATCGATGTGGAAGCGTTCGACAGAGGCATCCGCACCAACATTCACGGCACGTTCCATGGCATGAAGTTCCAGATCGCGGCCATGCTGGAATGTGGCGGCGGGACCATTGTCAACATGGCTTCAACGGCCGGGGTCGAAGGCGTCTCGGGGCTCTCCGCCTATGCGGCGGGTAAAGCCGGCATTATTGGATTGAGCCGCGTTGCGGCTCTCGACTATGCCGACAAGAACATCCGCGTGAATGTGGTGGCGCCAGGTCCGATCCTGACCCACCATCTGGAAGCAGCCGGCCAGGAGGCGCAACACATGGCCGCGAGGGCCGTCCCAATGGGCAGGCTGGGGACCGTCACGGATGTCGCCAACGCCGTACTCTGGCTTTCATCGCCCTTGTCCGGGTTCATGACCGGAGCGGTCATCCCCGTCGATGGCGGACAGCTTTCCGGCCGTGTCATCAAATCGAACTTCAGGCGCGACACGTGA
- a CDS encoding serine hydrolase domain-containing protein — protein sequence MSREAVVPSEARGIAAPRRPFGEMIGALDDAIDSALSDARIVGCVLLVSEGGRIVFERAAGLADRETGRPMKMDTPFRYASLTKPFTAMAALKLIEAEALSAEDPVEKWLPDFAPRRMDGTTEQITVAQLMSHTAGLDYRFQQDRNGAYARAGVSDGLDDADISLAENLVRIASIPLGAAPGSVWRYSVATDVLGGVVEAVTGKPLPQAIADLVTVPLGLTASFRADPGELATPYHDGEAAPIAMAGVTEVPLPDYLGSSIRFDPSRIGRDGAFPSGGAGMAGTAHDMMRLLEAFRSGDFLPAAQREDARRAWVGAEAMAQGPGWGFSWMGAVLVDPAAANSTLSSGTVSWGGVYGHWWCIDHQRGRIAVLLTNTAYEGMLGLLPQGIARALGS from the coding sequence ATGTCACGAGAAGCAGTTGTTCCGTCCGAAGCGCGAGGGATCGCTGCGCCCCGCCGGCCCTTCGGTGAGATGATTGGTGCCCTCGATGACGCTATCGACAGCGCGCTTTCGGATGCGCGCATCGTGGGATGTGTTTTGCTGGTTTCCGAGGGGGGCCGTATCGTGTTCGAGCGTGCCGCCGGCTTGGCCGATCGAGAGACGGGGCGGCCGATGAAAATGGACACGCCATTCCGCTATGCTTCCCTGACCAAGCCGTTCACAGCCATGGCAGCGCTGAAGCTGATCGAGGCGGAAGCGCTCTCTGCTGAAGATCCGGTTGAAAAATGGCTGCCGGACTTTGCGCCCAGGAGAATGGACGGCACGACCGAACAGATAACCGTGGCTCAGCTGATGTCGCACACCGCAGGGCTGGACTACCGCTTCCAGCAGGACAGGAATGGCGCCTACGCAAGAGCCGGCGTCTCCGATGGGCTTGATGACGCGGATATTTCGCTGGCCGAGAATCTGGTCCGCATCGCCTCGATCCCGCTCGGTGCGGCGCCCGGTTCTGTGTGGCGCTACTCGGTCGCCACCGATGTGCTGGGAGGCGTCGTCGAAGCCGTCACCGGAAAACCGCTACCACAGGCAATCGCAGATCTGGTCACTGTTCCGCTCGGCCTGACCGCATCGTTCCGCGCCGATCCCGGCGAACTCGCCACGCCCTATCATGACGGCGAAGCGGCGCCGATAGCCATGGCGGGCGTTACGGAGGTGCCGTTGCCCGATTATCTGGGCTCGTCGATACGGTTCGATCCGTCGCGGATCGGGCGCGACGGTGCTTTCCCATCCGGCGGGGCGGGCATGGCGGGAACCGCGCACGACATGATGCGGCTGCTCGAGGCATTTCGCAGCGGAGATTTCCTGCCCGCGGCACAGCGGGAGGACGCGCGTCGCGCCTGGGTCGGTGCGGAAGCCATGGCGCAAGGGCCGGGATGGGGCTTTTCCTGGATGGGAGCGGTACTTGTCGATCCTGCCGCGGCCAATTCAACTCTTTCCTCCGGGACCGTATCGTGGGGCGGCGTCTACGGGCATTGGTGGTGCATCGACCATCAGCGCGGACGCATCGCCGTGTTGCTCACCAACACAGCCTACGAAGGCATGCTTGGGCTCTTGCCTCAGGGGATCGCCAGGGCGCTCGGCAGCTGA
- a CDS encoding LysR family transcriptional regulator: MKVDLTMDSGILAGLPVFRMVARVGGFTAASGRLGISVSAVSQSIRQLELRMGIRLFDRTSRSVRLTERGRQLLEAIEGPIGLLSGAIETVREVDGEPSGHLRITLSRLAAEICILPTLVDFVRRYPAIRLELSTDDRLTDIVSNGFDAGIRFRGTLELDMISVPLGPPLRRSMLASKDYLARAGEPQAPEDLSRHAVIRYRFPGSGRLEPLVLRRGEEIIQLDPPAALILDDNGHFALASRAGLGLAQRFRVTEEEAIDTGELVSVLDAYEPEPQQFHIYFPSRDLQPAKLRAFIDWFKTGRAGAGKTVEQDAPWHRKA; this comes from the coding sequence ATGAAGGTCGACTTAACGATGGATAGTGGCATTTTGGCGGGGTTGCCTGTCTTCCGCATGGTGGCACGGGTTGGTGGGTTCACCGCAGCCTCCGGCCGGCTCGGCATCTCCGTATCCGCTGTTTCCCAATCGATCCGGCAGCTTGAGCTTCGCATGGGGATACGTCTCTTCGACCGGACAAGCCGCAGCGTCAGGCTTACCGAGCGCGGGCGCCAGTTGCTGGAAGCCATCGAAGGGCCGATTGGTCTGCTTTCAGGGGCTATCGAAACGGTCAGGGAGGTGGATGGCGAGCCGTCCGGGCACCTCAGGATTACGCTGTCGAGGCTTGCCGCGGAAATCTGCATCCTGCCGACGCTGGTCGATTTTGTCAGGCGCTACCCGGCGATCCGGCTGGAATTGTCGACGGACGACCGTCTGACCGACATCGTCAGCAACGGCTTCGATGCGGGCATACGCTTCAGAGGCACGCTGGAACTGGACATGATCTCTGTCCCGCTCGGGCCGCCGCTGCGTCGGTCCATGCTCGCCAGCAAGGACTATCTGGCTCGGGCCGGCGAGCCCCAGGCGCCCGAAGACCTGTCGCGGCATGCGGTCATTCGCTACCGCTTTCCCGGGAGTGGCCGGCTGGAGCCTCTCGTGCTGCGTCGTGGCGAAGAAATCATCCAGTTGGATCCCCCGGCAGCCCTCATCCTGGACGACAACGGACATTTCGCACTGGCTTCGCGGGCCGGACTGGGATTGGCCCAGCGATTCCGAGTTACCGAGGAGGAGGCCATAGATACCGGCGAACTGGTCAGCGTGCTGGACGCATACGAGCCGGAACCGCAGCAGTTTCACATCTATTTCCCGTCGCGTGACCTCCAGCCGGCGAAACTGCGGGCATTCATCGACTGGTTCAAAACGGGTCGTGCCGGGGCCGGCAAGACCGTTGAGCAAGATGCTCCCTGGCATCGGAAGGCCTGA
- a CDS encoding GcvT family protein has translation MQAHARVVIVGGGCVGAGILYGLAKRGWTDVALLERTQLTAGSTWHAAGLIPSYTRNINVGRMINKTIEIYEGLEAETGQPVGWHKSGQLRIANSRDRLDEFKSYMSVADVQGMRAHLLSPAEARELCPLLDNKHMLGALYHPDDGHIAPADVTHAMAKGARDLGSKVYLNTEVTGFKRTAGGEWLVQTNKGDITCEHVVCATGNYARQTGALLGLDIPAIPILHQYWITEPVPEVMERKRAGRPEMPILRDEGFEGYLREEGDGLMFGPYERTEHLKLFAEDGVPAWFGADLVEEDFEAVSWNWEQATQLVPALGRAGIKANVRGPFQMTADELPLMGPAWGLPNVWLAEGVPGGILWGGTIGYYLSERIVEGSNSLDTSDLDPRRFGDYANKAWTREKVREAWGAHAEQKYPGQDMPAARPQKTAPSYDRLTELGAVWGVLNGWEMPNWFAPEGVEAKDQYSWRWTAKGVFVGEEVQAVRNAVGLVEMTPMTKFEVSGPGAAAWLDRILANRLPAVGRAVLAHHLTARGGVQAEYMVARLGEDSFYLISTPRAERWNFDDLSRLLPADGGVSLKNVTNERGCFTVVGPKAREVLQPLTEIDLSNGGFPWFGVKTGSVGLASDVRLLRVNYEGELGWELYHPMTYQRQLLDAILSEGEKHGMRLVGLHALESLRLEKSYRAMYRDMNPELNALESGLERFIRLDKGDFVGRDAVLKYKDRNDQRRSVTLKIETDGASTFASEGLYIDGELVGRITSGGYGYTLGHDVALALLPERLAKPGTKLDIAILGEWKTAEVIADSPYDPSSARARM, from the coding sequence ATGCAAGCACATGCGAGAGTGGTCATCGTTGGCGGCGGGTGTGTGGGCGCCGGCATCCTGTATGGACTGGCCAAGCGCGGCTGGACCGACGTGGCGTTGCTCGAACGCACCCAACTGACGGCCGGCTCGACCTGGCACGCGGCGGGCCTCATCCCGTCCTATACCCGCAACATCAATGTCGGCCGGATGATCAACAAGACGATCGAGATCTATGAGGGGCTCGAGGCCGAGACCGGGCAGCCGGTCGGATGGCACAAAAGCGGCCAGTTGCGCATCGCCAACAGCCGAGACCGGCTGGATGAGTTCAAGAGCTATATGAGCGTGGCCGACGTCCAGGGCATGCGGGCGCATCTGCTGTCGCCGGCGGAGGCGAGGGAACTATGCCCGCTTCTCGACAACAAGCACATGTTGGGCGCGCTCTACCATCCCGATGATGGGCATATCGCGCCGGCCGACGTGACCCACGCGATGGCCAAGGGCGCGCGCGACCTGGGCAGCAAGGTCTATCTCAACACCGAGGTCACCGGGTTCAAGCGGACTGCCGGTGGCGAGTGGCTGGTTCAGACCAACAAGGGCGACATCACCTGCGAGCATGTGGTCTGCGCGACCGGCAATTACGCCCGCCAGACCGGCGCGTTGCTCGGCCTGGACATCCCGGCCATCCCGATCCTGCATCAGTACTGGATCACCGAGCCCGTGCCGGAGGTGATGGAGCGCAAGCGTGCCGGGCGGCCCGAAATGCCGATCCTGCGCGATGAAGGTTTTGAAGGCTATCTGCGCGAGGAAGGCGACGGGCTGATGTTCGGGCCGTACGAGCGCACCGAACACCTCAAGCTGTTCGCCGAAGATGGCGTGCCCGCCTGGTTCGGCGCCGACCTCGTCGAGGAGGATTTCGAGGCGGTGTCGTGGAATTGGGAGCAGGCAACGCAACTCGTGCCAGCGCTGGGACGCGCCGGGATCAAGGCCAATGTGCGCGGCCCCTTCCAGATGACCGCGGACGAGCTTCCCCTGATGGGACCGGCCTGGGGCCTGCCCAATGTGTGGCTGGCCGAGGGCGTGCCGGGCGGCATCCTGTGGGGCGGCACGATCGGCTACTATCTGTCGGAGCGGATCGTCGAGGGCAGCAACAGCCTAGACACGTCCGACCTCGACCCGCGCCGCTTCGGCGACTACGCCAACAAGGCCTGGACGCGCGAGAAGGTCCGCGAGGCCTGGGGCGCGCATGCCGAGCAGAAATATCCGGGACAGGACATGCCCGCCGCCCGGCCGCAGAAGACCGCGCCATCCTATGATCGGCTCACCGAGCTGGGCGCGGTCTGGGGCGTGCTCAATGGCTGGGAAATGCCCAACTGGTTCGCGCCTGAGGGCGTCGAGGCCAAGGACCAGTATAGCTGGCGCTGGACCGCGAAGGGCGTGTTCGTCGGCGAGGAGGTGCAGGCGGTGCGCAACGCCGTCGGCCTGGTCGAGATGACGCCGATGACCAAGTTCGAGGTGTCCGGTCCAGGCGCGGCCGCCTGGCTGGACAGGATCCTCGCCAACCGGCTGCCGGCGGTCGGCCGCGCTGTGCTGGCGCATCACCTCACGGCGAGAGGCGGCGTGCAGGCGGAATACATGGTGGCGCGCCTTGGCGAAGACAGTTTCTACCTCATCTCGACGCCGCGTGCGGAGCGATGGAATTTCGACGATCTGTCACGACTGCTTCCCGCCGACGGCGGCGTATCCTTGAAGAACGTCACCAATGAGCGCGGCTGCTTCACGGTCGTCGGCCCCAAGGCGCGCGAGGTGCTGCAGCCGCTGACGGAAATCGACCTTTCGAACGGGGGCTTTCCCTGGTTCGGCGTGAAGACGGGCAGTGTGGGGCTTGCCAGCGACGTACGGCTGCTGCGTGTGAACTACGAAGGTGAGCTCGGATGGGAACTCTACCATCCCATGACCTACCAGCGGCAATTGCTCGACGCGATCCTGAGCGAAGGCGAGAAGCACGGCATGCGCCTCGTCGGACTGCATGCGCTGGAGTCGTTGCGGCTGGAGAAATCCTATCGCGCCATGTATCGCGACATGAATCCCGAGCTCAACGCGCTGGAGAGCGGGCTGGAGCGCTTCATTCGCCTCGACAAGGGCGATTTCGTTGGGCGCGACGCGGTCCTGAAGTACAAGGACCGCAACGACCAGCGCCGTTCGGTGACGCTCAAGATCGAAACCGACGGCGCCAGCACTTTTGCTTCCGAGGGTCTCTACATCGATGGAGAGCTGGTCGGGCGCATCACATCGGGCGGCTATGGCTATACGCTCGGGCATGATGTGGCGCTGGCGCTGCTGCCCGAGCGCCTCGCCAAGCCCGGCACCAAGCTCGATATCGCCATCCTGGGGGAATGGAAGACAGCCGAAGTCATCGCGGATTCGCCTTACGACCCCAGCTCGGCCAGGGCGCGGATGTGA